From Fulvivirga lutea:
GACTTGGGTACAGTGAAAATCATGGATAAAGAGTATCGAGCGTTGAAAGTATCCTTTAATGAAGGTGTTGGCGATGCCGATGAAGATTTATATATTGCTCATTTTAACCCTGAAACATTTAAGCTGGAGCTCTTACTTTATACAGTTACCTACTACACTGGCGAGAAGCACGAGAACTATAACGCATTAAAGTATGGCGCTTACAAAAATGTAAATGGTCTGCTATTTCCAATGTCATTAAAAGGCCATAAATACGACAGTGGTAAAATTGGCGATCTTCGATATGACGTCACCTTTAGCAATGTTGCGTTAAGTAAAGAACCAGCTGTAGATTCGTTATTTGTAATGCCTGAAGGTGCTGAGGTGGATAGTTTGAAGGTGAATTAGTTAAATATTATTTACCTGAAAGCTTAATTATTTTATTGAGCTTGTCCTTTGGAACTAATTCAACATTTTTAATAGATTTAAATGCCAAAGAATGCTTAAGCATAGGACATAATTCTGAATTACTAGGAATACCAAGCGTGCTTTGAACCCATTTATTATTTGATTCATATTGCCAGAATTCTGCGTCAATTTCAGTTACCGCCATGGTAACATGGGATTTATCAGCCAATTCAAAATACAATAAACTTTGATTATCTTTTAAATTACGCAGTTCTTTAGCTGATAGACTATTTATTTTACAATGTTCTAATTGAGGAATAAAAGTATATTCCTTATTTACTGTATAATAACCAACAGAAAGTAAAGAACAAATAAATTTATCAGAGTTTGTTTCATTTAATTCAATTTGATCAATATCATTTATTAATATTGATACTTCTACATTATCGACAAATGTATTTAAGTAGTATACATTGGTCTTTTCTATAATGTTACAAGGCTCTATTCCTAAATAGGATGAAATCAATATCATTAAAACAGTCAATTTCATAACTTCCTCTTCAACTCCATATCACTCAATTCCAAATTCAATGCTTTGGTGCTTATCTGAAGCTCACGTAAACTAATAGCTAATGAAATAAGCAATAGAATCATACTCGCACCGAAAATCCAGCTGCCAACTTTTGCGGCATTCTGAAATAGAAAGAGCATACTTAGCACGCACAGAAAGAAACTAGATACACCAAACACCTGCATCATCTTAATTAAAGACAACCTGGAACGCAAATTTTCTATTTGTCCAATAATAGGCGTGGGGTGCTCCGGATTGCTAATATGCTTTTGATGCAAGCTTCTTATGAGCGTTGCAATGGCCAAAAAACGATTGGTATATGCCAAAAGCAAAAGCGAGATGGCGGGAAAAAGAAGCGCTGGTGTAGTTAAATTTATAAGCATTCTTTCTATTTTTAAATTTCATTCATCAACCAAAGATAAATGTATCCGCTTATGAAAACCAGAAAACTCGTTTTACTTGTTCTAGCTTTATCATGTTTCTTCCATACTCATGCTCAAAAAGAAGCCAATTCATTACTATGGGAAGTTTCAGGAAATGGGCTTGACAAACCATCCTACATTTTTGGCATACTAAAATTCATTCCTGCCGATGATTACTACTGGCCAAAGAAGGCTGATGATGCATTTAAATCGAGCCAGATATTATCTACTGAAACGCAATTAGATCATCACGCGCGACACGAGCTCAACAAAGCCGCACATTTGGAAGGCGGAAATTCTCTAGAAGATTATTTAACCGAAGCAGAAATGGAAAAACTCTCCGGAATTTTTTCTGATCGTTTTGGAATCTCAGATTTCAAATTCAATGTGGTGTATAAAAAGTTCAAGCCTATCATGCTATCTACCACAATGACTCGCCTCTCCTACGGAGAAAATGTAAAGTATTATGAGTTAGAACTGATTAATCAAGCTAACACGCTTGGTATTACCACTCAGGCTTTGGAGAAAGTTGAGAAAGAGGTGGAAGCTTTAGAAAAGATCAAATTGGATGATCAGTTAAAATCATTAAAGCATACTTTAGAAAATTTTGATGCTCAACTAAAAGATTATGAAGAACTGGTGAGCTTCTATAAAAAAGGTGATTTACATAAAACCCTGGAATACACCATGCACCCTTTGGAAAATCATGAGGATTATGAAACGCATTTCATATTCGGAAGAAATAGGTCATGGATTCCTAAAATTGAAGAATACATGAAGTCAGGCCAGACGTTTTTCGCCTTGGGTGCCTCGCATCTATCAGAAGAAGCAGGCGTTTTAAATTTATTAAGAAAGAAGGGTTATACTGTTGAGCCTGTTCAATAACAAGGCTATTTAAAGAAGGTTATGTAAGTCAGAAACACCCAAATTTTTAACTTTAATAAATCCTTCCCCGTAGCTAACACCAATAGAATAACCTAAATCTTTGGCCCTTCCTTCAATCATTTTCATGAAGTCGAGCGAAGAAATAAAGGTTTCAGGCTCCTTGCTTTCAGGGTCGTAAAATTGAGTCTTAAAGCATTTGATCGCCTGCATTTTTGTATCCCACGAATCTGTAACATCCACTACAAAATCGGGTATCATATTGTTGCTTTGAATGTAGTGGTATACTGATTTCGGTCTCCAGGGAGTTTGTTTCTCACCATCTAGTTCCGTTTCAACTTTAACCAGTCCCGCCAAAAAGCAAGAATCTAATTCCAGCTGTGCTGCCCTGCCATGATCTGGGTGTCTGTCGCTAGGTGCGTTAATCAACACTATGTCAGGCTGATACTTTCTTAGGACTTTTATTAATTCCAGCTGACTGTCTTTATCATTCTGAAAAAAACCGTCTGCAAGGTTCAAATTATCTCGAACTGATAGCCCTAGGACTTTCGCAGATTCAGCAGCCTCTTTAGCTCGAATTTCATCTGTACCTCTGGTTCCTAATTCACCGGCTGTTAAGTCCACTACACCTACCTTATAACCTTTTCTAACATGTGTGGCCAGTGTGCCTGCACAAGATAATTCAGTATCGTCAGGGTGAGCTGCAAATGCGAGTATATTTAATTTCATCGGTTAAACTGGTTATTATAGGATGAAGGCGCAGATGACTCAAGGTTGTTAAATATAAAAAATTCTGTTCTACCCTTTTCTCCTTCAAAGTACAATTCTTCGGTCATCGAGTCATTCCCTTTGCCTATAGCTGTAAACTTAATGTTATTCGCTCCATCTTTTAAAGGAACACGTGCATAATGTATGTCGTGCGGTAAAGTTTGCCAGTTTCTGGTATCTGCCTTTTCAGTAACTGCGTTCACTAATGAGACGAGTGCCCCAAGGTTTTCATTTTCACTTCTTGTAGCCTCTTCAGCAGCTTGCTTTAGTGCCAAACGTAATAATGAGTTCGCAAACTCTCTCAACATTCTGTCTTCTAGTGTTACAAATGCAATAGCTGATATATCTTCACCCTTCTCGAGAGCATAGGTCTTATCGCCTATTGATAATTTGGCTTTATCAAAATAAGGTTCTCGGTCAACATATTTAGGAAAGGCCGCACGAACTATTTTCAAATCGCCCAATTGTGTCTTACCATCTTGATCCTGGCGCACATAAAAAGGAAAATTCATTCCATATTCTTTGTTTTCAAATGTCACCAATCCGCCTTGGCCTTTAATCACAACAAAATTAACAGTCCATTCACTTTTAACAGGCCCTAGACCATTATGCCAGAAAAAAACTAACTCTCCAGATTTATCTTTTTTAGGCTCATATTTTAGATTGAACTCTTTTTCATAAGTTTCCAATTCAGTTCTAAAGCCCATAAGACCTGCAGTGCGTACT
This genomic window contains:
- a CDS encoding DUF2721 domain-containing protein, whose amino-acid sequence is MLINLTTPALLFPAISLLLLAYTNRFLAIATLIRSLHQKHISNPEHPTPIIGQIENLRSRLSLIKMMQVFGVSSFFLCVLSMLFLFQNAAKVGSWIFGASMILLLISLAISLRELQISTKALNLELSDMELKRKL
- the bshB1 gene encoding bacillithiol biosynthesis deacetylase BshB1 — encoded protein: MKLNILAFAAHPDDTELSCAGTLATHVRKGYKVGVVDLTAGELGTRGTDEIRAKEAAESAKVLGLSVRDNLNLADGFFQNDKDSQLELIKVLRKYQPDIVLINAPSDRHPDHGRAAQLELDSCFLAGLVKVETELDGEKQTPWRPKSVYHYIQSNNMIPDFVVDVTDSWDTKMQAIKCFKTQFYDPESKEPETFISSLDFMKMIEGRAKDLGYSIGVSYGEGFIKVKNLGVSDLHNLL
- a CDS encoding COG3014 family protein; protein product: MTKYLSAALRHYYFIPFILIFFSCATYYQKNIEFQQKFTSGQIEAADKFLDKNKKLSKGNNQLLYNLQKGVVLQLLDEYEASNTYFEEAYIFTEDYKKNYSLEALSLLTNPNVKPYTGEDHEVIFIHYYKALNYLRMGQMEEALVECRRINIKLNKLNDRYEDKKNRYKVDPFAHNLMGIIFEASGEINDAFIAYRNAYEAYQEVGSILNVKAPDQLKRDLVRTAGLMGFRTELETYEKEFNLKYEPKKDKSGELVFFWHNGLGPVKSEWTVNFVVIKGQGGLVTFENKEYGMNFPFYVRQDQDGKTQLGDLKIVRAAFPKYVDREPYFDKAKLSIGDKTYALEKGEDISAIAFVTLEDRMLREFANSLLRLALKQAAEEATRSENENLGALVSLVNAVTEKADTRNWQTLPHDIHYARVPLKDGANNIKFTAIGKGNDSMTEELYFEGEKGRTEFFIFNNLESSAPSSYNNQFNR
- a CDS encoding TraB/GumN family protein, with protein sequence MKTRKLVLLVLALSCFFHTHAQKEANSLLWEVSGNGLDKPSYIFGILKFIPADDYYWPKKADDAFKSSQILSTETQLDHHARHELNKAAHLEGGNSLEDYLTEAEMEKLSGIFSDRFGISDFKFNVVYKKFKPIMLSTTMTRLSYGENVKYYELELINQANTLGITTQALEKVEKEVEALEKIKLDDQLKSLKHTLENFDAQLKDYEELVSFYKKGDLHKTLEYTMHPLENHEDYETHFIFGRNRSWIPKIEEYMKSGQTFFALGASHLSEEAGVLNLLRKKGYTVEPVQ